In Terriglobia bacterium, the following proteins share a genomic window:
- a CDS encoding SRPBCC domain-containing protein has protein sequence MFRLISFSAAVLILGTLAFAEVVNVAPAGFLVRHETTINAPADKVYTALTSGVGSWWSPAHTYSQDSKNLSIDARPGGCFCEKLPNGGGVSHMTVAFASPGHLLRMTGALGPLQESGIAGSMTWSLTSNATTTKVVLSYSVGGYMQGGFEKIAPIVDAVLGEQFNRFKTYVETGKPALK, from the coding sequence ATGTTCCGACTCATCTCGTTTTCCGCAGCTGTTCTCATTCTGGGGACCCTGGCATTTGCAGAGGTTGTTAACGTTGCCCCGGCAGGATTTCTCGTCCGGCACGAAACCACGATCAACGCTCCAGCGGATAAGGTTTACACCGCATTGACCAGCGGTGTCGGAAGCTGGTGGAGCCCTGCGCACACGTATTCCCAGGACTCTAAGAACTTGTCGATCGATGCGCGCCCGGGGGGATGCTTTTGCGAGAAGCTTCCAAACGGGGGCGGGGTCAGTCATATGACTGTTGCTTTTGCCTCTCCCGGTCACCTACTGCGGATGACCGGGGCCCTGGGTCCATTGCAGGAATCGGGCATCGCCGGGAGTATGACCTGGAGCCTCACTTCGAACGCCACAACCACAAAAGTGGTGCTCTCCTACAGTGTTGGCGGGTATATGCAGGGAGGTTTTGAAAAGATCGCTCCCATCGTTGACGCCGTCCTCGGCGAGCAGTTCAATCGCTTCAAGACATATGTTGAAACAGGCAAGCCTGCATTGAAGTAG
- a CDS encoding transposase, with the protein MPRIARVVALNVPHHVTLRGNDQQDVFHELEDYQFYLGLLEIYLQKFNVELLGFCLMTNHIHEILVPHEEDSLAKALCRIHSRYAQYVNLRFGRSGHLWEDRFFSCPLDEPHLWTALSYVERNPVRAGIVAQAWDYPWSSAVAHVTGQDSMKMLNMDLWESTFSPARWQQLLERDDDPLFRRRLAQATLRGRPCGSDRFIAEIESELSRQLHISRIEHPRRKVSWTNG; encoded by the coding sequence ATGCCGCGCATTGCTCGAGTCGTCGCCCTCAATGTCCCCCACCACGTTACTCTGCGGGGAAACGATCAACAAGACGTTTTCCATGAGCTGGAGGACTACCAGTTCTACCTAGGCTTGTTGGAAATATATCTCCAGAAGTTCAACGTGGAATTGCTCGGATTCTGTCTGATGACCAATCACATCCACGAAATTCTAGTCCCCCACGAAGAGGATTCCCTGGCCAAGGCGCTGTGCCGTATTCACTCGCGGTATGCTCAGTATGTCAACCTGCGTTTCGGGCGCAGCGGTCACCTGTGGGAAGATCGTTTCTTCTCTTGTCCCCTGGATGAGCCACACTTGTGGACCGCCCTCAGTTATGTAGAGCGCAACCCCGTGCGTGCGGGAATTGTCGCACAGGCTTGGGATTACCCTTGGTCGAGTGCTGTTGCTCATGTCACAGGTCAGGATTCGATGAAAATGTTGAATATGGACTTATGGGAATCGACCTTCAGCCCGGCTCGCTGGCAACAATTGTTGGAGCGAGACGACGATCCGTTATTCCGTCGCCGCCTGGCGCAAGCTACACTTCGCGGGAGGCCGTGTGGTTCAGACCGCTTTATCGCGGAGATCGAATCCGAGTTGAGTCGCCAGCTTCACATCTCTCGAATAGAACATCCGAGAAGGAAGGTTTCCTGGACTAATGGGTAA
- a CDS encoding sigma-70 family RNA polymerase sigma factor: MGQNEEGVVLSAVQERACIGMAELDDFDLLVRNHQRRIYRVLLGMVRDVDAAETLTQECFLRAYQNRASFRGEASAGVWLFKIAINLARDHRRSRFRQFWHNLFSGPSEVADAGERLPDPHASPEQTLLAQEGMAKVWAAVELLPPRQRAVFILRFVEEMSLGEIAESTSLKVGTVKAHLFRAVSAVRQRVQEGANDDEPS, encoded by the coding sequence ATGGGGCAGAATGAAGAGGGGGTTGTTTTGAGCGCCGTCCAGGAGAGGGCATGTATCGGCATGGCTGAACTCGATGACTTCGACCTCCTCGTACGAAACCATCAGCGCCGGATCTACCGGGTTCTACTCGGCATGGTCCGCGATGTCGATGCAGCGGAGACCTTGACCCAAGAGTGTTTCCTGAGGGCATATCAGAATCGTGCTTCTTTCCGGGGGGAGGCGAGTGCGGGCGTCTGGCTCTTCAAGATCGCGATCAACCTGGCCCGGGATCATCGACGAAGTCGCTTTCGGCAATTCTGGCACAACTTGTTCTCGGGTCCAAGCGAAGTGGCCGATGCCGGAGAAAGGCTGCCCGACCCTCATGCCTCTCCAGAGCAGACGCTTCTGGCACAGGAGGGCATGGCCAAAGTTTGGGCTGCCGTGGAATTGCTTCCCCCTCGACAGCGCGCCGTCTTCATCCTTCGCTTCGTCGAGGAAATGAGCCTTGGGGAAATCGCCGAGTCGACCTCCCTGAAAGTGGGAACGGTCAAGGCGCATTTGTTCCGTGCCGTCAGCGCTGTCCGGCAACGAGTTCAGGAAGGAGCCAACGATGATGAACCATCTTAG
- a CDS encoding periplasmic heavy metal sensor, producing the protein MKKSILLLAVMIFILPIGGLALAQETPPPAQAPAAKTMPPPMMHRSAGPASAMGLRGPGKWWKNSELMQKLGVRDDQIQRIEKIFQDQRLQLIDLHAALDKQEAILEPLVEADQPDESQVFAQIDKVAQARANLEKSNAQMLLAIRRVLTVDQWKQLRDQPGIAPNRGGRGFGPPAPPAAPPPAL; encoded by the coding sequence ATGAAAAAATCAATCCTCTTGTTAGCCGTTATGATCTTCATTCTCCCGATCGGAGGGTTGGCCCTTGCCCAGGAGACCCCTCCGCCTGCCCAGGCGCCAGCCGCCAAAACTATGCCTCCACCGATGATGCACCGGTCGGCTGGGCCTGCATCCGCCATGGGTCTGCGCGGCCCGGGAAAATGGTGGAAAAACTCCGAGCTGATGCAGAAGTTAGGCGTCCGAGATGACCAGATCCAGAGAATCGAAAAAATTTTTCAAGATCAGCGCCTTCAGCTCATCGATCTGCATGCCGCGCTCGACAAGCAAGAAGCGATCCTCGAACCGCTGGTTGAAGCGGACCAGCCGGACGAATCGCAAGTGTTCGCTCAGATCGACAAAGTCGCCCAAGCGAGAGCTAACCTGGAAAAATCAAATGCCCAGATGCTCCTCGCAATCCGCCGCGTTCTCACCGTCGATCAGTGGAAACAACTTCGAGACCAACCGGGCATCGCACCGAACCGCGGCGGGCGAGGATTTGGGCCCCCTGCGCCACCTGCTGCTCCTCCACCCGCGCTTTGA
- a CDS encoding type II toxin-antitoxin system RelE/ParE family toxin has product MRWTPLAVGHLKCTHEYIASESPISADKGIQRILTAVTVLEEHPSLGRSGRVEGTRELIIAGTPFLVPYRIRRDQVEVLAVLHSGRRWPETF; this is encoded by the coding sequence CTGCGCTGGACGCCTTTGGCGGTCGGACACCTGAAGTGCACCCATGAGTATATTGCTTCGGAAAGCCCGATCTCGGCGGATAAAGGGATCCAACGCATTCTCACCGCCGTCACGGTATTGGAAGAACACCCTAGCCTCGGCCGTTCAGGCCGCGTTGAGGGAACCCGTGAACTCATCATTGCCGGTACACCCTTTCTTGTTCCCTACCGCATTCGGCGGGACCAAGTCGAGGTTCTCGCGGTGCTACATTCGGGGCGGCGCTGGCCGGAGACATTTTAA
- a CDS encoding CopG family transcriptional regulator — protein MDSDKVSTLDTLAEALDRDRSYLLNEAVAAYLKVQEWQIEQIKEGLRQAGRGKLIGHGRVTKMAAGWRRRR, from the coding sequence TTGGATTCCGATAAAGTGAGCACCCTCGACACTTTGGCCGAAGCTCTCGACCGCGATCGTAGCTATTTGCTCAATGAGGCGGTGGCTGCCTATCTGAAGGTTCAGGAGTGGCAGATTGAGCAGATCAAGGAAGGCTTGCGGCAGGCCGGCCGCGGAAAGCTGATTGGTCACGGGAGAGTCACGAAGATGGCTGCTGGGTGGCGGCGACGCCGGTGA
- a CDS encoding ABC transporter ATP-binding protein/permease, producing MKAGISIAPSTQPAKKKHSWELLPDVIALIKPRRGILAVGLVLMGINRVSGLILPASTKYLIDDVISKKQIQLLMPIVLTVAAATVVQGITSFTLTQLLSKSAQKMIADLRRQVQAHIGRLPVSFYDANKTGTLVSRIMSDVEGVRNLIGTGLVEFVGGLMTAVLALVILLRISVTMTAVAFAVLLVFGVGLNKAFKTIRPIFRARPKINAEVTGRLTESLGGVRVVKGYHAEEREAKVFASGVQRLLDNVLKTLTATSLMSLSATALMGLVSAAIMLLGAHRILSGSMTLGTFITYTIFLGMLVAPVFQIVAIGTQITEAIAGLERTREILNEKPEDTDPQRNVNLDRIGGQVSFEHVGFAYDTGKPVLMDISFESKPGTVTALVGPSGAGKSTVIGLIAAFYVPTEGRVLVDGIDLSNVRLDSYRTQLGVVLQETFLFDGSIRENVSFGRPEATEEEILAACRIARVDEFAETFEKKYETVVGERGVKLSGGQKQRVSIARAILADPRILILDEATSSLDSESESLIQEGLRYLMQGRTTFVIAHRLSTIRRADQILVIEAGRIIERGTHETLYAAAGRYYDLYTKQHGMEANLFLAPGETAGETEEAGANAEVEIPPAGQKGAALPEAIRLIRERRP from the coding sequence ATGAAAGCTGGAATCAGCATCGCTCCGTCGACCCAACCCGCAAAAAAGAAGCACTCCTGGGAGTTGCTGCCTGACGTCATAGCGCTAATCAAACCCAGGCGCGGGATTCTGGCCGTCGGTCTTGTGTTGATGGGCATCAACCGCGTCTCGGGGCTGATTCTGCCGGCTTCGACGAAGTACCTGATCGACGATGTTATCAGCAAGAAACAGATCCAACTGCTCATGCCCATCGTGCTCACCGTGGCCGCCGCCACGGTGGTGCAGGGGATCACTTCGTTCACTCTGACCCAGCTGCTCTCCAAGTCGGCGCAGAAGATGATCGCGGACCTTCGCCGCCAAGTGCAGGCCCACATCGGACGCCTTCCGGTGTCTTTCTACGACGCTAATAAGACGGGCACGCTCGTTTCACGCATCATGAGCGACGTCGAAGGGGTCCGAAACCTCATCGGAACCGGCCTGGTGGAGTTTGTCGGCGGGCTGATGACCGCGGTTCTCGCCCTGGTAATTCTGCTGCGCATCAGCGTCACCATGACGGCCGTCGCGTTTGCTGTCTTATTGGTGTTCGGAGTCGGGCTGAACAAGGCGTTCAAGACGATACGGCCGATCTTCCGGGCGCGACCCAAGATCAATGCAGAAGTGACGGGACGGCTCACGGAATCGCTGGGCGGGGTTCGCGTCGTGAAGGGATACCACGCGGAAGAACGCGAAGCGAAGGTCTTTGCGTCCGGGGTCCAGCGCCTGCTCGACAACGTGCTCAAGACGCTGACCGCGACTTCGCTGATGAGCCTCTCGGCAACGGCCCTGATGGGCCTGGTCAGCGCTGCGATTATGCTCCTGGGCGCCCATCGAATCCTCTCCGGCAGCATGACGCTTGGCACGTTCATCACCTACACGATTTTCCTGGGCATGCTGGTGGCTCCCGTCTTCCAGATCGTGGCCATCGGCACTCAGATTACCGAAGCCATCGCCGGACTCGAACGCACACGCGAGATCCTGAACGAGAAGCCCGAGGACACAGACCCCCAGCGTAACGTGAACCTCGACCGCATCGGCGGGCAGGTGTCCTTCGAGCATGTCGGCTTTGCCTACGACACGGGAAAGCCGGTGCTCATGGACATCAGCTTCGAATCAAAGCCGGGGACGGTGACGGCGCTGGTGGGCCCCTCGGGGGCGGGCAAGTCCACTGTGATCGGGCTCATCGCCGCGTTTTATGTGCCGACCGAGGGACGTGTGCTGGTGGACGGGATTGATCTGTCGAATGTGCGGCTCGATTCCTACCGCACACAACTCGGCGTGGTCCTGCAGGAGACATTTCTTTTCGACGGCTCTATTCGTGAAAATGTCTCCTTCGGCCGCCCTGAGGCTACCGAGGAAGAGATCCTCGCCGCGTGCCGCATCGCTCGCGTGGATGAATTCGCTGAAACGTTCGAGAAGAAGTACGAGACGGTGGTGGGGGAGCGCGGCGTCAAACTTTCCGGGGGCCAGAAGCAGCGCGTTTCCATTGCCCGGGCCATCCTGGCGGACCCGCGGATCCTCATTCTGGACGAGGCCACTTCAAGCCTGGACTCGGAATCCGAGTCTTTAATCCAGGAGGGGCTGCGCTACCTGATGCAGGGGCGAACCACCTTCGTCATCGCTCACCGCTTATCGACGATCCGCCGCGCCGACCAGATCCTGGTGATCGAGGCCGGCCGGATCATCGAGCGTGGCACCCATGAAACCCTCTACGCTGCCGCCGGCCGCTACTACGACCTCTATACAAAACAGCACGGCATGGAGGCCAATCTTTTCCTGGCGCCCGGAGAAACGGCAGGGGAGACCGAAGAAGCCGGTGCGAACGCCGAGGTTGAGATTCCTCCTGCCGGACAGAAGGGCGCGGCCCTTCCTGAAGCGATCCGCCTGATCCGTGAACGGCGGCCGTAA
- a CDS encoding MOSC domain-containing protein, translated as MARLLSVNVGLPRDITWHGKTVHTSVWKNSIQGRRMVRRLNIDGDQQGDLAGHGGEHRAVLVYQMDSYRHWERRLGRSNFTYGQFGENFTVEGLADEEVCIGDRFKMGGAVFEVTQPRVTCYRVGIRMEEPRMAALLTSSGKPGFYFRVLQEGEVGEGDEIVKTADGTERMTVTEVNALLYMPGHPRNQLERALRIPALSAGWRNSFQSLLQQEQGGGSVSGNAGLGPVAGPPPAWPGFRRLRVARIDRESSTVLSLVLVPSDTQPLMTPLPGQFVVLRLQPTPGAPPLLRSYSLSDQPGTDHYRVSVKREAKGVASTYLHERLRAGDVLEVSAPRGSFTLRPGDRPVVLLSAGVGATPVLAMLHALSVEASPREVWWLYGARSRDDHPFADESRRLLESLSHGHSHIRYSRPGRGDRPGLDFDSAGHLDISLLDKLGIARDPEFYLCGPPAFLQQFSAGLKDRGAPSECVHTEVFGPGESSTPGVVEASHPPPHLPAGPEGSGPRVSFARSGLTVRWNSSYQSLLELAEACDVPAKWSCRTGVCHNCESGLVAGAVHYSPNPLDPPADGNLLICCSQPESDLVIDL; from the coding sequence ATGGCGCGACTTCTCTCAGTTAATGTCGGCCTTCCGCGCGACATCACGTGGCATGGAAAGACCGTCCACACCTCGGTTTGGAAGAACTCGATTCAGGGTCGAAGGATGGTCCGACGGCTCAACATCGACGGCGACCAGCAGGGAGATCTCGCCGGCCATGGGGGAGAGCACCGGGCAGTTCTTGTTTACCAGATGGATTCCTATCGTCACTGGGAGCGCCGCCTTGGACGCAGCAACTTCACCTACGGCCAGTTTGGAGAGAACTTCACAGTTGAGGGTTTGGCGGACGAAGAAGTCTGTATCGGCGATCGGTTCAAGATGGGCGGCGCCGTCTTTGAAGTGACGCAACCCCGCGTCACGTGTTACCGCGTCGGCATCCGGATGGAGGAACCCCGAATGGCGGCACTGCTCACTTCCAGCGGCAAACCCGGTTTCTATTTCCGTGTATTGCAGGAGGGCGAAGTGGGGGAGGGGGACGAGATTGTCAAGACGGCTGACGGCACCGAGCGGATGACGGTCACGGAAGTGAATGCATTGCTCTACATGCCCGGCCATCCTCGGAATCAACTCGAGCGCGCGCTCCGGATTCCCGCTTTGAGCGCCGGGTGGAGGAATTCTTTTCAGTCCTTGCTTCAGCAGGAACAAGGGGGTGGTTCGGTAAGCGGCAATGCCGGGCTTGGGCCGGTGGCCGGTCCTCCCCCTGCTTGGCCAGGTTTCCGTCGACTGCGGGTCGCCCGGATCGATCGTGAGAGCAGCACCGTACTCTCGCTCGTCCTCGTGCCGTCCGATACACAACCTCTCATGACGCCCCTGCCGGGACAATTCGTGGTGCTGAGGCTCCAGCCAACCCCCGGGGCGCCTCCCTTGTTGCGGAGTTACTCGTTGTCTGATCAACCCGGGACCGATCACTACCGCGTAAGTGTCAAACGAGAGGCGAAGGGGGTGGCCAGCACTTATCTGCACGAGCGGCTCCGTGCAGGTGACGTCTTGGAGGTGAGTGCCCCGAGAGGGAGTTTCACATTGCGGCCCGGCGACCGCCCGGTTGTTCTGCTCAGTGCCGGCGTAGGGGCGACGCCCGTGCTCGCCATGCTGCACGCATTGTCTGTGGAGGCCTCGCCGCGTGAGGTCTGGTGGCTGTATGGAGCCCGCAGCCGGGACGACCACCCCTTCGCCGATGAGTCCCGACGCCTCCTCGAATCGCTCTCTCACGGCCACAGTCACATCCGGTACAGCCGTCCCGGCCGCGGGGATCGACCCGGCCTGGATTTCGATTCCGCCGGGCATCTTGACATTTCGTTGCTCGATAAACTGGGCATCGCGCGTGACCCCGAATTCTACCTTTGCGGTCCTCCTGCGTTCCTGCAGCAGTTCTCTGCCGGCCTCAAGGATCGGGGAGCCCCATCGGAATGTGTGCACACAGAAGTTTTCGGTCCGGGCGAGTCCAGCACGCCCGGGGTGGTCGAAGCTTCCCATCCGCCGCCCCATTTGCCGGCAGGTCCTGAGGGCTCGGGCCCGCGTGTCTCATTCGCCCGCAGCGGATTGACCGTACGATGGAATTCCTCATATCAAAGCCTGCTCGAACTCGCGGAGGCCTGCGATGTCCCTGCGAAGTGGTCCTGTCGGACCGGGGTCTGTCACAATTGTGAAAGCGGGCTGGTCGCTGGGGCGGTCCATTACAGTCCCAATCCCCTCGATCCGCCCGCCGACGGCAACCTGCTGATCTGTTGCTCTCAGCCTGAAAGCGATCTCGTCATCGACTTGTAA
- a CDS encoding DNA-3-methyladenine glycosylase — protein MPPRDELLHRTSGLEGRRIRRLRRAELPLDTVELARYLIGKTLVHDLPKGRISGRIIEAEAYPPGDSAGHAFRGETPGNRSLFLGHGFAYVYFTYGSFFMMNVTSERAGIGAGVLLRAVEPMDGIILMEHHRGTTKLLDLARGPGRLAAAMRIDKRFDGLDLCNEGPLWLGEAVGISGPIGRSVRIGITREVDRLLRVYERGNPFVSGPKRLRV, from the coding sequence ATGCCGCCAAGAGATGAACTCTTACACCGGACTTCTGGATTGGAGGGACGGCGAATCCGTCGGCTTCGCCGCGCTGAACTGCCTCTCGACACGGTTGAGCTTGCTCGCTATCTTATCGGAAAAACGCTGGTCCACGATCTCCCGAAGGGCAGGATCAGCGGTCGCATCATCGAAGCCGAGGCGTATCCCCCGGGGGATTCCGCCGGGCATGCCTTTCGCGGAGAGACACCGGGAAACCGCTCGTTGTTCCTCGGACACGGATTTGCCTACGTCTACTTCACCTATGGCTCGTTCTTCATGATGAATGTGACGAGCGAGCGTGCCGGGATCGGCGCGGGAGTCTTGTTGCGGGCCGTCGAACCGATGGATGGGATCATCCTAATGGAACATCACCGGGGCACGACAAAATTGCTCGACCTTGCCCGGGGCCCGGGACGACTTGCCGCCGCCATGCGGATCGATAAACGTTTTGACGGCCTTGACCTGTGCAACGAGGGGCCCCTCTGGCTGGGCGAGGCAGTAGGAATCAGCGGCCCCATCGGCCGGAGCGTGCGTATTGGCATCACGCGCGAGGTTGACCGTTTGCTACGTGTCTATGAACGTGGAAATCCGTTTGTGAGTGGTCCGAAACGATTGCGCGTGTGA
- a CDS encoding UBP-type zinc finger domain-containing protein has translation MSNQCTHLDQIRTVNPNSNGCEECLKLGWSWVQLRMCLVCGHVGCCDSSRGRHATEHFRKSGHPVMESHQPGQTWRWCYIDSAYI, from the coding sequence TTGTCGAATCAATGCACTCATCTCGATCAAATCCGCACCGTCAACCCGAACTCTAACGGATGTGAAGAGTGCCTTAAGCTCGGATGGTCGTGGGTCCAGTTACGAATGTGCCTGGTCTGTGGCCACGTCGGTTGTTGCGATTCTTCGAGGGGGCGGCACGCAACTGAACATTTTCGGAAGTCCGGGCACCCGGTCATGGAATCCCATCAGCCGGGACAGACCTGGCGCTGGTGCTACATCGACTCAGCCTATATATGA
- a CDS encoding potassium channel family protein, whose product MAVLIGVLGVFLLLTILWDCFETMILPRRVTRRFRLTRTFYRITGIPWMLIARRMKSGKAREDFLSVYGPLSVLMLFGVWALGLVLGFAMLQWAAGSMIAGSSGLQSFRTELYMSGTSFFTLGLGDVTPHTSLARVVTVAEAGTGFGFLAVVISYLPVLYGAFSRREVNISLLDARAGSPPTAAELLRRHASQQNLEALGEYLRAWESWAAELMESHISYPVLCYFRSQHNNQSWVLALATILDTCALLIAHTEGALQWQAGLTFAISRHALVDLAQVLGIPPQSASVDRFNEATLAKLREILGAAGAPLCRARTGEDTLKRQREMYEPFLFGFSERLLMPLPSWGSASTSVDNWKTSAWGRVATASTQTSSPRVLDDDHV is encoded by the coding sequence ATGGCTGTACTCATCGGCGTTCTTGGCGTCTTTCTGCTTCTCACCATTCTCTGGGATTGCTTCGAAACCATGATCCTGCCGCGGCGGGTAACCCGCCGCTTCCGGCTGACCCGGACCTTCTACCGAATCACGGGAATTCCCTGGATGCTGATCGCACGCCGCATGAAATCGGGGAAGGCCCGGGAAGATTTCCTCAGCGTCTATGGTCCCCTGTCGGTCTTAATGCTCTTCGGGGTATGGGCGCTGGGGCTCGTGCTCGGATTCGCGATGCTGCAATGGGCGGCCGGTTCAATGATTGCGGGGTCCAGTGGCCTTCAATCCTTTCGCACCGAGCTTTACATGAGCGGAACCTCCTTCTTTACGCTCGGCCTCGGCGATGTGACACCGCACACCTCTCTTGCGCGCGTGGTTACCGTTGCAGAGGCCGGGACCGGCTTCGGTTTTTTGGCCGTCGTCATTTCCTATCTGCCCGTGCTCTACGGGGCATTTTCGCGGCGGGAGGTGAATATTTCATTGCTGGACGCGCGCGCGGGTTCCCCACCGACAGCCGCGGAACTTCTGCGCCGACACGCCAGCCAACAAAATCTGGAAGCGCTGGGTGAATACCTGCGGGCTTGGGAGTCGTGGGCGGCAGAATTGATGGAGAGCCATATCTCATATCCTGTCTTGTGCTACTTTCGTTCTCAGCATAATAACCAGTCGTGGGTTTTGGCCCTGGCAACGATCCTGGACACTTGCGCCCTGCTCATCGCTCATACCGAGGGGGCGCTCCAGTGGCAGGCCGGCTTGACGTTTGCCATCTCGCGGCATGCGCTGGTGGACCTGGCTCAGGTTCTTGGAATTCCGCCTCAATCCGCCTCTGTGGACCGTTTCAACGAGGCCACGCTCGCCAAGCTGCGGGAGATTCTTGGCGCCGCAGGCGCACCTCTTTGCCGGGCGCGGACAGGCGAAGACACGTTGAAGCGGCAACGAGAAATGTACGAACCGTTCCTGTTCGGATTTTCCGAAAGGTTGCTTATGCCGCTTCCATCCTGGGGATCTGCGTCCACCTCCGTTGATAATTGGAAGACGAGCGCCTGGGGGAGAGTCGCAACGGCCTCCACTCAGACGTCATCTCCGAGGGTGCTGGACGACGACCACGTTTGA
- a CDS encoding phosphate ABC transporter ATP-binding protein has translation MEKDKGSTGSWILETKHLSRVVSGKHVVEDISIQVERGDVMAIVGPSGSGKSSFLRLLNRLDEPTSGTVYLEGMDCHEIPPRQLRRQIGMMTQTAFLFPGTIADNLRFGPHQQGKELAEEAISRLLNQVGLAGQERSDVSHLSGGEAQRVSLARALANTPLVLLLDEPTSALDEATKQEVESLILQVVRQNSLTCLMVTHDPSQAARMAVHALLLREGKLDRIGPAKEVLNAETSLH, from the coding sequence ATGGAAAAAGACAAGGGGAGCACGGGATCCTGGATCCTTGAAACGAAGCATTTGAGCCGTGTGGTTTCCGGCAAGCACGTGGTTGAAGACATCAGCATCCAGGTCGAACGAGGGGATGTGATGGCAATTGTCGGGCCGAGCGGATCCGGCAAGTCCTCCTTTCTTCGCCTCCTCAACCGGCTGGATGAGCCTACCTCGGGAACAGTCTATCTCGAGGGAATGGACTGTCACGAAATTCCCCCGCGTCAACTGCGGCGGCAGATCGGCATGATGACGCAAACGGCCTTCCTTTTCCCTGGTACGATCGCCGACAATCTCCGGTTCGGTCCTCACCAGCAGGGGAAGGAGCTCGCGGAGGAAGCAATCTCCCGTTTGTTGAATCAGGTTGGACTCGCCGGTCAGGAGCGCAGCGATGTCAGCCACCTGTCGGGGGGAGAAGCCCAACGCGTCAGCCTCGCCCGCGCGCTCGCGAACACTCCGCTGGTATTGTTGCTGGACGAACCCACGTCGGCGCTGGATGAAGCGACCAAGCAGGAAGTCGAATCACTCATCCTTCAAGTAGTCAGACAGAACTCCCTCACCTGCCTGATGGTTACCCACGACCCGTCACAAGCGGCGCGCATGGCGGTGCATGCGCTTCTCCTGAGAGAAGGCAAGCTGGACAGAATAGGTCCTGCGAAGGAGGTCCTCAATGCTGAAACATCTCTTCACTAA
- a CDS encoding ABC transporter permease: MLKHLFTNQLSLGLAQAAVATVLALMVMGIARKREIHLERDILVALVRGIVQIVAVGSILVLLLRGPQWTSFFVLSGMITAAAATSARRAKGIPGAFGVSLYAIAFGAGLVILLMAWAGAIDTGIASLIPVGSMLIANAMNTNSLALNRFRSDVLANVGLIETGLALGAGSRQTVAPYVQSSLQASLIPAIDSLRSLGIVWIPGLMTGMLLSGSKPIYAAIYQFVILSMIFAASGLTSLVSTLLIRSHAFSPAEQLTLRPSMKLSQ, translated from the coding sequence ATGCTGAAACATCTCTTCACTAACCAGCTTTCCCTGGGGCTTGCGCAGGCAGCGGTCGCCACCGTGTTGGCCTTGATGGTGATGGGGATTGCCCGGAAGCGGGAGATTCATCTGGAGCGCGACATCCTCGTTGCGCTGGTCCGCGGCATCGTCCAGATCGTGGCGGTGGGCTCGATCCTGGTCCTGCTCCTTCGCGGCCCGCAGTGGACAAGCTTTTTTGTTCTGTCCGGCATGATTACCGCCGCCGCAGCCACCTCGGCCCGGCGCGCCAAAGGCATTCCAGGCGCCTTTGGAGTCTCTCTTTACGCCATCGCGTTCGGCGCGGGTTTGGTGATTCTGCTGATGGCCTGGGCGGGTGCGATTGATACCGGGATCGCCTCGCTCATCCCGGTCGGCAGCATGCTCATCGCGAATGCGATGAACACCAACTCCCTGGCGCTGAACCGATTCCGCTCCGACGTCCTGGCTAATGTCGGGCTTATCGAGACCGGACTGGCCCTGGGCGCGGGTTCCAGGCAAACCGTGGCTCCCTATGTCCAATCCTCGCTCCAGGCGAGCCTGATCCCAGCCATCGACTCCCTACGTTCACTCGGCATCGTTTGGATCCCCGGCCTGATGACGGGAATGTTGCTTTCGGGTTCGAAACCTATCTACGCGGCGATCTACCAGTTCGTGATTCTCTCCATGATTTTTGCCGCTTCCGGCCTTACGTCTCTGGTCAGCACTCTGCTCATCCGCAGCCATGCCTTTTCGCCCGCCGAGCAGCTCACGCTGCGGCCCAGCATGAAATTATCTCAGTAG